A single Deltaproteobacteria bacterium DNA region contains:
- the astB gene encoding N-succinylarginine dihydrolase codes for MTPGVFEVNFDGIVGPTHNYAGLSHGNLASERHKWNVSNPREAFTQGLRKMKLLADMGLKQAVLPPHERPDIETLRRLGFHGTEADMIAEAKRKDPVLLASCYSASSMWTANAATVSPSSDTSDGRVHFTPANLVTQFHRSLETDATALVLRKIFFDNAVFEHHPPLPATLHFSDEGAANHTRLCDALHHPGIEIFVYGKEAFDPTLQGPAIYPARQTYEASLAISRLHLLDPNAVFFLRQGPALIDAGVFHNDVIAVGHRDTLVYHESAFCRGRNTLEQIRSVFNKRYGQDLHCIEVPLSALSVEEAVQTYLFNSQLVTLPNGFLCLIAPVECRENPKTEAILKEVVRSENPIESIRYVNLRQSMRNGGGPACLRLRVPLTLDETTRVHQAVFLTDVLYKTLEVWGQTYYRDTLHADDLSDPKLAEESRAALDALTEILKLGSIYRFQRAGA; via the coding sequence ATGACGCCCGGTGTGTTCGAAGTCAATTTCGACGGAATCGTGGGGCCAACCCACAATTACGCCGGGTTATCGCACGGTAATCTGGCGTCGGAACGCCATAAATGGAACGTGTCCAATCCACGCGAGGCGTTTACCCAGGGGCTCCGTAAAATGAAGCTTCTGGCGGATATGGGATTGAAACAGGCCGTACTGCCCCCCCACGAAAGGCCGGACATAGAGACGCTGAGGCGACTGGGGTTTCACGGGACTGAGGCCGATATGATCGCCGAGGCGAAACGCAAGGACCCGGTTCTTTTGGCCTCCTGCTACAGCGCCTCGAGCATGTGGACCGCCAACGCGGCCACGGTTTCTCCTTCATCGGACACCTCCGATGGACGCGTACATTTCACTCCCGCCAATCTGGTAACCCAATTCCATCGCTCCCTGGAGACGGACGCCACCGCATTGGTGTTACGAAAGATTTTCTTCGACAATGCCGTGTTTGAGCACCATCCTCCCCTGCCGGCGACTCTACATTTCAGCGATGAAGGCGCCGCCAACCATACGCGCCTTTGCGATGCGCTTCATCATCCCGGCATCGAGATCTTTGTCTACGGGAAGGAAGCCTTCGATCCAACCTTGCAGGGGCCGGCGATTTACCCCGCCAGGCAGACATACGAGGCGTCCCTGGCCATATCTCGCCTTCATCTTCTGGACCCGAACGCTGTTTTTTTTCTTCGGCAAGGCCCTGCGCTCATTGACGCAGGCGTATTCCATAACGACGTCATAGCCGTAGGGCATCGAGACACCCTTGTTTATCATGAGAGCGCCTTTTGCCGAGGCAGGAACACTCTCGAACAGATTCGATCCGTTTTTAACAAGCGATACGGACAAGACCTCCATTGCATCGAAGTGCCGTTGTCGGCGCTCTCCGTCGAAGAGGCCGTACAGACGTACCTGTTCAACAGCCAGTTGGTAACGCTGCCCAATGGTTTCCTGTGCCTGATCGCGCCTGTCGAGTGTCGGGAGAATCCCAAAACAGAGGCGATATTGAAAGAAGTGGTTCGTTCGGAGAATCCCATCGAGAGTATCCGATACGTCAACCTGCGCCAAAGCATGCGAAACGGAGGCGGTCCCGCCTGCCTCCGGCTCCGGGTTCCGCTAACCCTTGATGAAACTACCCGAGTCCATCAGGCCGTCTTCCTGACGGATGTGCTCTACAAAACACTGGAAGTCTGGGGCCAAACATATTATAGAGATACCCTGCACGCGGATGACCTGTCCGATCCAAAACTGGCGGAAGAAAGCCGCGCTGCATTGGACGCGTTGACGGAAATATTGAAACTGGGATCGATTTACCGCTTTCAGAGGGCGGGAGCCTGA
- a CDS encoding hydrolase: MNPYEPYLAWIDSQLDSMRRLVMVWAGTNSAGGNQAGLLEMCGLLKKAFQVLNADIEEVALPSYASIDDRGNATEKALGRALVIKMRSEAHLRVFLSIHMDTVFGPEDSVGTPTQLGEKRLQGPGVADAKGGLAVVLKALEAFERSPFADRVGWELLINPDEEIGSPGSASILAEAAARHQFGLVFEPALPDGALVAARKGSGNFVATFHGKAAHAGREPHKGRSAINAMARFILDLNSIQEESPGITVNVGRVSGGGALNVVPDLAQCRFNIRIPTPEDQAGVLGRLEHLVAQVNRREGLSVELRGAFTRPAKPLDYRTEHLLNLISKCGNELGLSLDWRSSGGVCDGNNLSAAGLPTVDSMGVRGDHLHSPHEVLYLDSLTERAKLTALLLMKLGSGEIEAP; the protein is encoded by the coding sequence ATGAACCCCTATGAGCCATATCTCGCCTGGATCGATTCCCAACTCGACTCCATGCGCCGGCTCGTAATGGTTTGGGCGGGCACGAACTCGGCCGGCGGTAATCAGGCGGGCCTGCTTGAAATGTGTGGGCTGTTGAAGAAGGCTTTCCAGGTACTGAATGCAGATATCGAGGAAGTGGCGCTGCCGAGCTATGCGTCCATAGACGACAGAGGAAACGCCACGGAAAAGGCTCTTGGCAGAGCGCTGGTCATAAAAATGCGCTCGGAAGCTCATTTAAGGGTATTTCTTTCGATCCACATGGACACGGTGTTCGGACCGGAGGATTCCGTTGGAACCCCGACCCAGCTCGGTGAGAAGCGGCTTCAAGGGCCCGGAGTTGCGGATGCCAAAGGCGGACTCGCCGTTGTGCTCAAGGCGTTGGAAGCCTTCGAGCGCAGCCCCTTCGCCGACCGTGTCGGATGGGAGTTGTTGATCAATCCGGACGAAGAGATCGGCTCACCCGGATCCGCTTCGATTCTGGCCGAAGCCGCGGCCAGGCACCAATTCGGACTGGTGTTCGAGCCGGCGCTGCCCGACGGCGCCCTTGTGGCGGCCCGCAAAGGGTCCGGCAATTTCGTGGCCACGTTCCACGGCAAGGCGGCGCACGCCGGAAGGGAACCCCATAAGGGCCGAAGCGCCATTAACGCCATGGCCCGGTTCATCCTGGACTTGAACTCGATACAGGAAGAAAGTCCGGGCATCACCGTCAACGTGGGGCGGGTCTCCGGAGGCGGAGCCCTAAACGTGGTCCCGGACCTGGCTCAGTGCCGGTTCAATATTCGCATCCCGACACCCGAGGACCAGGCGGGTGTTTTGGGACGGCTCGAGCATCTTGTCGCACAGGTGAACAGGCGTGAAGGTCTCTCCGTGGAACTTCGAGGCGCCTTTACCCGACCGGCCAAACCCCTCGACTACAGAACGGAACACCTTCTTAATCTGATTTCGAAATGCGGGAACGAATTGGGTCTGTCCCTGGACTGGCGCTCCAGCGGAGGCGTCTGCGACGGGAACAACCTATCGGCGGCGGGATTGCCCACGGTGGATAGTATGGGAGTTCGAGGGGACCATCTCCACAGCCCGCATGAAGTCCTATATCTGGACAGCCTGACGGAAAGGGCTAAGCTCACCGCATTGCTGCTGATGAAACTGGGATCCGGAGAGATCGAAGCTCCCTGA
- a CDS encoding HEAT repeat domain-containing protein encodes MPENTQQELAGLLHVDPNVRLASIKALRNSEEVQTVEPIMKIAVQDPVAYIRSEAVETLVSLNDGQVVGALAAILENDEKAYVRWKAAEALGRIRSTEASEPLLRALSDPDPNIVWKAAEALGYRRETLAVDSLIGLLSHADMYVREKAAEALGHIGDHRAVEPLRSVVDDQETVYSLDHQRFRRAAAAAIERLGA; translated from the coding sequence TTGCCCGAGAATACGCAGCAAGAACTTGCCGGCCTGCTTCATGTGGATCCGAACGTCCGCTTGGCTTCGATAAAGGCGCTTCGAAACTCGGAGGAAGTCCAAACTGTGGAACCGATCATGAAGATCGCCGTACAGGACCCCGTGGCTTACATTCGAAGCGAGGCTGTTGAAACGCTCGTTTCTTTGAACGACGGTCAGGTCGTCGGCGCCTTGGCCGCCATTCTCGAGAACGATGAAAAGGCGTACGTCAGGTGGAAAGCCGCTGAAGCACTCGGCAGAATTCGCAGCACGGAAGCGTCCGAACCGCTGCTCCGGGCGTTGTCCGACCCCGATCCGAACATCGTATGGAAGGCTGCGGAAGCACTGGGATACCGCCGTGAGACCCTTGCCGTAGATTCATTAATAGGTTTACTCTCGCATGCGGACATGTACGTCCGGGAAAAGGCGGCGGAAGCGTTGGGCCATATCGGCGACCATCGGGCCGTGGAACCGCTTCGGAGCGTGGTCGACGATCAAGAGACGGTATATTCGTTGGACCACCAGCGTTTCCGTCGGGCGGCGGCAGCGGCGATCGAGAGGCTTGGTGCGTGA
- a CDS encoding DUF4823 domain-containing protein produces MIYNPDGQFDAVIRLTMIVAILVVGCSSYQDLVYGTRGYTTRLPREAPVYVAVPKDAPISYSSGKTGDTGGTFPQSGQSTAEVIVGAFAKRASRVQLAPETQSLADALKQAKTDGFKVLVWPTLIHWTDRSEHRRDQIVVKLVLYDTGTRKALDSVTIRAKSVKSALASPKELLSDPVSDYVDSLYFGT; encoded by the coding sequence ATGATCTACAATCCTGACGGGCAATTCGATGCAGTGATCCGACTTACGATGATTGTGGCGATCCTGGTGGTTGGGTGCAGCAGCTACCAAGATCTCGTGTACGGCACCCGTGGCTATACCACTAGGCTCCCTCGAGAAGCGCCTGTCTACGTGGCCGTTCCGAAGGACGCGCCGATTTCTTATTCTTCCGGTAAGACGGGAGACACCGGAGGTACGTTTCCGCAGTCCGGACAGTCCACGGCCGAAGTCATTGTGGGCGCCTTTGCGAAACGCGCATCCAGAGTCCAGTTGGCCCCGGAAACGCAGTCGCTGGCCGACGCATTGAAACAAGCGAAGACGGATGGATTCAAGGTTCTGGTCTGGCCGACCCTGATCCATTGGACGGACCGGTCCGAGCACCGCCGGGATCAGATCGTCGTAAAATTGGTGTTGTACGACACCGGTACGAGAAAGGCTCTCGACTCGGTCACGATCAGAGCCAAGAGTGTAAAATCCGCGCTAGCCTCTCCGAAGGAACTCCTTTCCGACCCGGTGAGCGATTACGTTGATTCGCTCTATTTCGGCACATAG
- the fusA gene encoding elongation factor G, which yields MAKPGLSSIRNIGIMAHIDAGKTTLTERILYYTGRTYKMGEVHDGTAVMDWMPQEQERGITITSAVTTCLWKSTSINIIDTPGHVDFTIEVERSLRVLDGAIAVFCAVGGVEPQSETVWHQADKYKVPKLAFINKMDRVGADFWDTVRQMREKLGANALLLQIPWGSESNFRGVIDLLVMKAIRWEESTLGAEFNDVDIPEDLVDQAKEYREKILESLAEVNDELMELYLAEEEIPEKRLVEAIRSATLELKLVPVYCGTALKNKGVQPLLDGVAHFLPSPLDAKPISGENPETGEREIRRPNERDPLCALCFKIMNEEGRKLCYVRIYAGRLETGSEVYNATRDKKEKIARILRMHSNKRERIDSASTGDIVGVIGLKNTFTGDTLTHPDHPIHLEPIGSYEPVISVAVEPRSTADQERIDASLAKLAEEDPTFRVKTDEETGQTLISGMGELHLEILVHRLKREFGVEANVGKPQVVYRETITKSVEHEDTFQRELSGQQHYAAVRVLVEPLARGEGVRVEHRLDPGIVPQEWINAALSGAREAFASGPIMGYPVLDVAATILSGSFREGQTSPLAIQVASGMAVREACAAASPVLLEPIMKVEVLVPEEFMGDVIGNLNSRKGKVLKITPKPGTNVVVAEAPLSRMFGYSTDLRSSSQGRATFTMHFLRYDVRVQ from the coding sequence ATGGCAAAACCAGGACTCTCAAGTATACGTAATATTGGAATAATGGCCCATATCGACGCCGGTAAGACGACTCTTACGGAACGGATACTCTATTATACCGGTCGTACTTACAAGATGGGCGAAGTGCACGACGGCACGGCCGTAATGGACTGGATGCCCCAGGAGCAGGAGCGGGGCATCACGATTACTTCGGCCGTGACGACCTGTCTGTGGAAATCCACCTCCATTAATATTATCGATACTCCGGGTCACGTGGATTTCACCATTGAGGTGGAACGCTCGTTGCGCGTTCTGGATGGGGCCATTGCCGTCTTTTGCGCCGTCGGAGGCGTCGAGCCTCAATCCGAGACCGTGTGGCATCAGGCGGACAAGTACAAAGTACCCAAGTTGGCTTTCATTAACAAGATGGATCGGGTTGGGGCCGATTTCTGGGACACCGTCCGGCAGATGCGTGAAAAGCTGGGCGCGAATGCGCTGTTACTCCAGATTCCCTGGGGATCCGAATCCAATTTCCGAGGAGTGATCGATCTGTTGGTCATGAAGGCCATCCGCTGGGAAGAATCCACCCTGGGCGCCGAATTCAATGACGTGGACATACCCGAGGATCTCGTGGACCAGGCTAAGGAATACCGGGAAAAGATCCTCGAATCCCTTGCCGAAGTAAACGACGAACTCATGGAACTTTACCTGGCCGAAGAGGAGATTCCCGAGAAAAGGCTCGTCGAGGCCATCCGTTCGGCGACGCTCGAGTTAAAACTCGTGCCCGTGTACTGCGGAACAGCCCTCAAGAACAAGGGCGTACAGCCGCTTCTGGACGGAGTGGCTCATTTCCTGCCCAGTCCTCTGGACGCCAAACCTATTTCCGGAGAAAATCCCGAGACCGGCGAACGGGAAATACGCCGTCCCAACGAGCGGGATCCCCTTTGCGCCCTTTGCTTCAAGATCATGAATGAAGAGGGACGAAAGCTCTGTTACGTGCGTATCTATGCGGGACGATTGGAGACGGGAAGCGAGGTTTACAACGCCACCCGTGACAAGAAAGAGAAGATCGCGCGCATCCTTAGAATGCATTCCAACAAGCGGGAACGGATTGACTCCGCCTCGACCGGGGACATCGTTGGCGTTATCGGACTGAAGAATACGTTCACGGGAGACACCCTGACACACCCCGACCACCCCATTCATCTGGAGCCTATAGGGTCCTACGAGCCGGTGATCAGTGTGGCTGTGGAACCCAGGAGCACGGCGGATCAGGAGCGCATCGACGCTTCCCTGGCCAAGCTTGCCGAAGAGGATCCGACCTTCCGGGTCAAAACGGACGAGGAGACGGGTCAGACGTTGATTTCCGGCATGGGAGAACTCCATTTGGAAATCCTCGTTCATCGCCTGAAACGTGAGTTCGGCGTGGAAGCCAACGTGGGCAAACCACAGGTCGTTTATCGCGAAACCATCACGAAAAGCGTCGAACACGAAGATACGTTCCAGCGTGAATTGAGCGGCCAGCAGCATTATGCCGCCGTCCGGGTACTCGTAGAGCCTCTGGCGCGCGGTGAAGGCGTCCGGGTCGAGCATCGCCTGGATCCCGGGATCGTGCCCCAGGAGTGGATAAACGCGGCTCTTTCCGGCGCAAGAGAGGCTTTTGCCAGCGGTCCCATCATGGGATATCCTGTGTTGGACGTTGCGGCTACAATACTGTCCGGTTCGTTTCGCGAAGGGCAGACTTCCCCCCTGGCGATCCAGGTGGCTTCCGGAATGGCCGTAAGAGAGGCCTGTGCGGCCGCCTCTCCGGTGCTGCTCGAACCGATCATGAAAGTGGAGGTGCTGGTGCCCGAGGAATTCATGGGTGACGTTATCGGCAATCTGAATTCCAGAAAAGGCAAGGTGCTCAAGATTACCCCAAAACCCGGAACCAACGTCGTGGTGGCGGAGGCTCCTCTGTCACGCATGTTCGGATACTCGACCGACTTGCGTTCTTCCAGTCAGGGCCGCGCCACTTTCACCATGCATTTCCTGCGATACGACGTACGCGTCCAATAA
- a CDS encoding arginine N-succinyltransferase, translating into MVFVRPVSINDLDTLVRLAGKAGYGLTSLPADRELLRKRIAKSELSFASLAEEPGGETYTLVMEDRSTGEVIGTGSIVSKVGGFEPFYAYKLTVDVHESKALNVHREIPMLELVTQHSGPCEIGGLFMDPERRGHGNGRLMSLCRFLFMAEHGNMFEPLVTAEMRGVVDASGRSPFWEALGKLFFGIEYPRADYLSMKDKKFIGELMPRHPIYVPLLPAEAQKVIGQVHENTRPAMKLLLDEGFSDSGMVDIFDAGPILTCALDQVRTIRQSVRTHVESVVSDLDNASTFMISNTAFDFRACNGPAERAPGGGVRITESSACVLRVKSGDRVLLATPRSDQH; encoded by the coding sequence ATGGTCTTCGTTCGGCCGGTTTCAATAAATGATCTGGATACACTGGTCCGCCTCGCGGGCAAAGCGGGCTACGGCCTGACATCACTGCCCGCCGACCGGGAACTCCTCAGAAAACGCATTGCCAAGTCGGAACTAAGCTTCGCGTCCCTGGCGGAAGAACCCGGCGGAGAAACCTATACGTTAGTGATGGAGGACCGCAGTACCGGGGAAGTGATCGGCACCGGCAGCATCGTGTCCAAAGTAGGTGGGTTTGAGCCTTTCTATGCGTACAAGCTCACTGTGGATGTCCACGAGTCAAAGGCCTTGAACGTGCATCGCGAGATTCCGATGCTCGAACTTGTGACCCAGCACAGCGGCCCCTGCGAAATAGGCGGACTCTTCATGGATCCAGAGCGTCGGGGTCACGGTAACGGCAGGCTCATGTCACTTTGTCGTTTTTTGTTCATGGCTGAACACGGAAACATGTTCGAACCACTGGTCACGGCTGAAATGCGAGGCGTTGTGGACGCGTCGGGGCGGTCTCCTTTTTGGGAAGCACTCGGAAAACTGTTTTTCGGAATCGAGTATCCCCGAGCCGACTACTTGAGCATGAAAGACAAGAAATTCATCGGTGAGCTTATGCCGAGACATCCGATTTATGTTCCTCTTCTTCCCGCCGAGGCTCAGAAAGTGATCGGCCAGGTGCACGAGAACACTCGTCCGGCCATGAAGCTGCTGCTCGATGAAGGATTTTCGGACAGCGGAATGGTGGATATTTTTGACGCCGGCCCCATCCTCACCTGCGCTTTGGATCAAGTCCGGACCATAAGACAAAGCGTTAGAACCCATGTGGAGTCTGTTGTGTCCGACCTCGATAACGCTTCAACGTTCATGATATCAAATACGGCCTTTGATTTCCGGGCTTGCAACGGGCCAGCTGAACGAGCGCCCGGTGGAGGGGTGCGCATCACGGAGTCTTCGGCCTGCGTGCTTCGTGTAAAGTCCGGCGATCGGGTGCTGCTGGCGACCCCGAGATCGGATCAGCATTGA
- the astD gene encoding succinylglutamate-semialdehyde dehydrogenase has product MAFKSHFIRNQWIEGKGNDFVSTDPATGETVWQGRMATEDEVHQAVMAARSAYEHWASGDLSARIRVLEAFRDRLVEHRQTLAETISMETGKPLWESLLEVAAMAAKVDISRDAYEERRSPIVQERGGVQTAVRFKPHGAFGVVGPFNMPGHLPNGHIVPALLAGNTVVFKPSRKTPGTAQKTLELWEASGIPAGVINLVQGDHSSVHAIVRHPDIHGLAFTGSYAAGKALHQASAEHPERILALEMGGNNPLVVHEVSNPMAAAYMTVQSAFITSGQRCSCARRLIVTSGSRGDEFVDTLRGMIQRIRVGPWTDLPEPFMGPVISAAAAKELLKAQDDLAERGGRPLETMGLKSDTSAMLTPGLMDVTSVKDRADTETFGPFLQLIRVPDFDAALVEANRTAYGLSAGILTDEPALYRRFFNEVRAGVINWNRPITGASSYLPFGGVGISGNHRPSGYYAADYCAYPVASLESSSLALPEQPTPGITL; this is encoded by the coding sequence ATGGCCTTCAAATCCCATTTTATCCGCAATCAATGGATCGAGGGTAAGGGAAACGATTTTGTGTCCACAGACCCCGCTACGGGCGAGACCGTTTGGCAAGGACGCATGGCAACAGAGGACGAAGTCCATCAGGCGGTCATGGCCGCCCGATCCGCTTACGAACACTGGGCGTCGGGCGATCTGTCGGCCCGAATCCGCGTTCTTGAAGCCTTTCGGGACAGGCTGGTCGAACATCGGCAAACCCTGGCTGAGACGATATCCATGGAGACCGGAAAACCGCTGTGGGAATCGCTGTTGGAAGTAGCCGCCATGGCGGCCAAGGTGGACATCTCCAGGGATGCCTACGAAGAGCGGCGGAGTCCCATTGTCCAGGAACGGGGGGGCGTCCAGACCGCAGTCCGTTTCAAACCCCACGGCGCATTCGGCGTCGTGGGTCCATTTAACATGCCGGGCCATCTGCCCAATGGTCATATTGTGCCCGCGCTTCTGGCCGGCAATACGGTGGTGTTCAAACCCAGCCGCAAGACGCCTGGGACGGCGCAAAAGACACTCGAACTTTGGGAAGCCTCCGGAATCCCGGCCGGCGTGATCAACCTCGTTCAGGGAGATCATTCCTCGGTTCATGCCATCGTCCGTCATCCCGACATACACGGCCTTGCGTTCACCGGCAGCTACGCAGCGGGAAAAGCGCTTCATCAGGCGTCCGCGGAACACCCGGAACGCATTCTCGCGCTCGAGATGGGCGGGAACAACCCCTTGGTGGTGCACGAAGTGTCCAATCCCATGGCGGCGGCGTACATGACTGTCCAATCCGCTTTTATCACTTCAGGCCAGCGCTGTAGTTGCGCCCGAAGACTGATAGTCACCTCGGGATCTCGCGGCGATGAGTTCGTAGACACTCTTCGAGGGATGATCCAACGGATCCGCGTTGGCCCGTGGACGGATCTACCGGAACCTTTCATGGGTCCCGTCATCTCCGCAGCCGCGGCAAAGGAGCTCTTGAAGGCGCAGGACGACTTGGCCGAGCGGGGTGGGCGTCCTCTTGAAACCATGGGGCTCAAGAGCGATACCAGCGCTATGCTCACTCCCGGCCTGATGGACGTCACATCGGTCAAGGATCGCGCCGACACGGAAACCTTCGGACCATTTCTCCAACTGATCCGGGTTCCGGATTTCGATGCGGCCCTCGTGGAAGCGAATCGAACGGCCTACGGGCTTTCGGCGGGTATTCTGACGGATGAACCGGCGCTCTATAGACGCTTTTTCAACGAGGTCCGCGCCGGAGTGATTAACTGGAACCGGCCCATCACCGGCGCCAGTTCCTATCTGCCCTTCGGCGGAGTCGGCATCAGCGGCAACCACCGTCCGAGCGGCTATTACGCAGCGGACTATTGCGCCTATCCCGTCGCCTCTCTCGAGTCGTCTTCCCTTGCCCTTCCCGAGCAGCCGACGCCGGGGATTACCTTATGA
- a CDS encoding PAS domain S-box protein — translation MSSTPSSPHPSMSCHALLTDIKWIRDLNLALGRAVTLEGLHDAILTETLDRFRARVAFLIEFDNRNGKTHPVLRSFGIETKGLERLRRIPWETALTRNEPVIGPSDPEFSNLHHLLSDIGGDHRWMAIPLLSSERKLGYLVLGTNRHAQLLESVDREVVRLLSVELGRFIQHFRVHRALDDTERRYRRIYENSKDVFYETTKEGRFVDVNQSGVDLFGFSNKSDVLALESIAFLYHDAADRVRFQEAIERDGYVKDYEVKFKTRTGQPLDVLITSNVRRDLEGRILGYEGVIKNITARKSLETKLAESEAKYRLMVENSIDGIAIYGEWRFLYVNRAFLSMFGYEDVEEVKGMDILQIIAPDSQVSFLERIHWDRSMKTGLKLFEGYGLKKDGIVFALEMSVFPTQFAGQDVHQITFRDITEKKEMEEQLIQSERLRAMGKLAFDIAHEINNPLGGIITYSYLVLESQTLDDTDRRNIEKVIKLANRCKIIVKSLLDFARDDNQDREQMDLNEILQETLMLVENHLLLRHVELKIDLEWNLPLVSVARGKMEQVFLNLIMNAAEAMEGSGVLEIRTKLSESGEWVQVIFKDNGPGVEEENLRKLFQPFFTTKKRGRGTGLGLSVSHGIVSQHDGRILVRTKPGEGCEFTIELPCS, via the coding sequence ATGAGTTCCACGCCGAGCAGCCCTCACCCATCCATGTCTTGTCACGCTCTTCTAACCGACATCAAATGGATTCGGGACCTAAACCTGGCTCTGGGTCGCGCTGTAACCCTTGAAGGGCTCCATGATGCGATCCTCACGGAAACGCTCGACCGGTTTAGGGCCCGTGTCGCCTTCCTGATCGAGTTTGACAATCGCAACGGCAAAACGCATCCCGTCCTGCGGAGCTTCGGAATCGAGACGAAAGGATTGGAACGCCTCAGAAGAATTCCCTGGGAAACCGCGTTGACGCGAAACGAACCCGTCATCGGACCGAGCGATCCCGAGTTTTCCAACCTTCATCACCTCCTGTCGGACATTGGAGGCGATCACCGATGGATGGCGATTCCTCTTCTATCCAGCGAACGGAAGCTCGGATATCTCGTTCTAGGTACGAACCGTCATGCGCAACTCCTCGAGTCTGTCGATCGTGAAGTCGTCCGTCTCTTGAGTGTGGAGCTGGGGAGGTTTATTCAGCACTTTCGCGTGCACCGCGCACTGGACGATACGGAAAGGCGCTACCGAAGGATCTACGAAAACTCAAAAGATGTGTTTTACGAAACCACCAAAGAGGGTCGCTTTGTGGATGTAAATCAGTCGGGGGTCGATCTGTTCGGTTTCAGCAATAAGAGCGACGTACTAGCACTGGAATCCATCGCTTTTTTGTATCACGACGCAGCGGACCGTGTCCGATTTCAGGAAGCGATCGAACGCGACGGATACGTCAAGGATTATGAGGTGAAGTTCAAGACCAGAACCGGCCAGCCATTAGACGTGCTCATCACCTCGAACGTTCGAAGGGACCTGGAGGGGCGCATCCTTGGATATGAAGGCGTTATTAAGAACATTACCGCGCGCAAGAGCCTCGAAACCAAGCTGGCTGAGTCGGAAGCCAAGTACCGTCTGATGGTCGAGAATTCGATTGACGGCATAGCCATCTATGGGGAATGGCGTTTCCTTTATGTAAACCGGGCGTTCCTGTCCATGTTCGGGTACGAGGACGTGGAAGAAGTCAAGGGTATGGACATTCTCCAGATCATTGCACCGGATTCCCAAGTCAGTTTCCTGGAACGGATCCATTGGGATCGGTCCATGAAAACAGGGCTTAAACTCTTTGAAGGTTATGGTTTGAAAAAGGATGGAATTGTTTTTGCCCTCGAGATGAGTGTTTTCCCCACCCAATTCGCGGGTCAGGACGTCCATCAGATTACCTTCCGCGATATCACCGAAAAGAAAGAGATGGAGGAGCAGCTCATACAGAGCGAGCGCCTTCGAGCCATGGGCAAGCTCGCCTTCGATATCGCCCACGAGATCAACAATCCACTGGGCGGCATCATCACCTATTCGTATCTTGTGCTGGAATCTCAAACCCTGGACGATACCGACAGACGGAACATCGAAAAAGTGATCAAGTTGGCCAATCGCTGCAAAATCATCGTCAAAAGCCTTCTGGATTTTGCCCGGGACGACAATCAGGACCGGGAGCAGATGGATTTGAACGAAATCCTTCAGGAGACACTGATGTTGGTTGAAAACCACCTGCTCCTGAGACACGTGGAGTTAAAGATCGATTTGGAATGGAATCTGCCGCTGGTTTCGGTGGCCCGCGGAAAAATGGAACAGGTTTTTCTGAATCTCATTATGAACGCAGCGGAGGCCATGGAAGGATCCGGAGTACTCGAGATTCGAACGAAGCTTTCCGAAAGCGGAGAATGGGTTCAGGTCATCTTTAAGGACAACGGTCCGGGTGTGGAGGAGGAAAATCTTCGAAAGCTGTTTCAACCCTTCTTCACCACCAAGAAACGGGGTCGCGGGACCGGTCTGGGCCTTTCGGTCAGCCACGGCATCGTGAGCCAGCACGACGGACGAATTCTAGTGAGGACCAAGCCCGGCGAAGGCTGCGAGTTTACCATAGAATTACCGTGCTCTTAG
- a CDS encoding pancreas/duodenum homeobox protein 1 produces the protein MDSNEINRLFSEQKLAELLPANIADDFFEALYGSSNDGAYDISLSFRDVDPVRKTLEFEFVLRQRAGKCLGCSLTFGLPQVFSRHPVINVKGIVERIGRLLDGKGTCTDWTLGRTKIVSGDLHIIPLSISYSE, from the coding sequence ATGGATTCCAACGAAATCAACCGGTTGTTCAGTGAACAGAAACTCGCGGAACTCTTGCCGGCCAACATCGCGGACGACTTCTTCGAAGCGCTTTACGGAAGTTCCAATGACGGCGCCTATGACATCTCGCTTTCGTTTAGAGACGTTGACCCGGTGCGCAAGACGCTCGAGTTTGAGTTCGTTTTAAGGCAGCGTGCAGGAAAATGTCTGGGCTGCAGCCTGACCTTCGGCTTGCCGCAAGTGTTCTCGCGCCATCCGGTGATCAATGTCAAGGGGATCGTGGAAAGAATCGGCCGTTTGCTTGACGGCAAAGGAACATGCACCGATTGGACTCTAGGCAGGACGAAAATCGTTTCCGGCGATCTGCACATCATCCCATTAAGCATCAGCTATTCGGAGTAG